Proteins co-encoded in one Arachis hypogaea cultivar Tifrunner chromosome 11, arahy.Tifrunner.gnm2.J5K5, whole genome shotgun sequence genomic window:
- the LOC112720286 gene encoding uncharacterized protein isoform X2, producing the protein MGCRNRAESFEEDHSGASSLSEALLLTTMCIIGLPVDVHVKDGSVYSGIFHTASVDSDYGIVLKKARMTKKGKGKTNVGKEDLVDTLVVLSRDLVQVVAKEVMLPTKSFGGNITSDDGETVMHDMCSRESPTCEVENHMKSLTDVKHVNQSRTPVQNENGFTHCLPPSTAAIDFERNKLPVNQMRTSTEVDCGKTDKTNIGEIEAYSGSSINCRQAGDDNSKRNADDFREKPEFVQGKLDEKNQVIKSTHETNTHLVQVEAVENRSYMASNASDNGFYRTNGNASVKADDRCSERSTTANSAPMSSAQGIDLILESHNMPEKSVEMSAPKGTDSTRNTKEFKLNPAAKIFSPSFVNPISTTASMPISANMVYVPNSSPVVHTAAVQPETGLSTFASLPSMPVKVAQYSNLTIGNGGSGSQFSPPIVGQLAHNRAQPLRYGAHYPPVLSEHAYLQPSSPADLVHGGTAISSISARPMLNHVQYPKQQGASVGQPIPICVPPPILTNAPQPFALQSHIPLLQPGFPVTRPVSVPGPNGYYGAKFS; encoded by the exons ATGGGTTGCAGGAACAGGGCGGAGTCGTTCGAAGAGGATCATAGCGGAGCATCGTCACTAAGCGAGGCGTTACTGTTAACGACGATGTGCATCATAGGCCTCCCCGTCGATGTCCACGTTAAGGATGGCTCCGTCTATTCTGGAATCTTCCACACTGCCTCTGTCGATTCCGATTACG GTATCGTTTTGAAGAAGGCAAGGATGACcaagaagggaaagggaaagacCAATGTGGGAAAGGAGGATTTGGTAGATACACTGGTAGTTCTATCTCGTGATTTGGTGCAAGTTGTTGCTAAG GAAGTAATGCTTCCTACCAAGAGTTTTGGTGGAAATATAACTAGTGATGATGGCGAAACAGTTATGCACGATATGTGTTCTCGTGAGAGTCCAACATGTGAGGTAGAGAATCATATGAAGTCTTTGACGGATGTAAAGCATGTTAATCAATCAAG GACTCCAGTCCAAAATGAGAATGGATTTACCCATTGTCTTCCACCTTCAACTGCTGCCATTGATTTTGAAAGAAATAAGTTGCCTGTTAATCAGATGAGAACTTCCACAGAAGTTGATTGCGGGAAAACTGATAAAACAAATATTGGAGAG ATTGAAGCATATTCTGGTTCCTCAATCAACTGTAG ACAGGCTGGAGATGACAATTCAAAAAGGAATGCTGATGACTTCAGAGAGAAGCCTGAGTTTGTTCAAGGAAAACTT GATGAGAAGAATCAAGTCATCAAATCAACTCATGAAA CTAATACTCATCTTGTCCAAGTAGAAGCTGTTGAGAATAGAAGCTATATGGCATCAAATGCTTCTGATAATGGGTTTTATAGAACTAACGGTAATGCATCTGTTAAAGCTGATGATCGGTGTAGTGAAAGGTCTACTACAGCAAATTCTGCTCCTATGAGTTCTGCCCAAGGCATAGATCTCATTTTAGAGTCACACAATATGCCAGAAAAATCTGTTGAGATGTCTGCTCCAAAGGGTACAGATTCTACCAGAAATACTAAG GAATTTAAGCTCAACCCAGCGGCCAAAATTTTCTCTCCATCTTTTGTAAATCCTATTTCAACAACTGCTTCCATGCCTATTTCTGCAAACATGGTTTATGTACCAAATAGTTCTCCTGTGGTACATACTGCTGCTGTTCAACCTGAAACCGGTCTCAGTACTTTTGCTTCACTGCCTTCCATGCCTGTTAAGGTTGCACAGTATAGTAACTTGACAATAGGAAATGGTGGAAGTGGTTCTCAATTTTCACCTCCT ATTGTTGGACAACTTGCTCATAACAGAGCACAACCTCTACGCTATGGTGCACATTACCCTCCCGTTTTGTCTGAACATGCTTATTTGCAACCCAGCTCCCCTGCT GATTTGGTTCATGGTGGAACTGCTATCTCCTCAATCTCAGCTCGTCCTATGTTGAATCATGTACAATATCCAAAGCAGCAAG GAGCCTCAGTTGGTCAGCCAATACCAATTTGTGTACCCCCGCCAATCCTAACGAATGCGCCGCAACCCTTTGCTCTTCAAAGCCACATTCCGCTTCTGCAACCTGGGTTTCCTGTAACTCGACCTGTTTCAGTACCCGGGCCAAATGGTTACTATGGAGCTAAATTTTCATGA
- the LOC112720286 gene encoding uncharacterized protein isoform X1 codes for MGCRNRAESFEEDHSGASSLSEALLLTTMCIIGLPVDVHVKDGSVYSGIFHTASVDSDYGIVLKKARMTKKGKGKTNVGKEDLVDTLVVLSRDLVQVVAKEVMLPTKSFGGNITSDDGETVMHDMCSRESPTCEVENHMKSLTDVKHVNQSRTPVQNENGFTHCLPPSTAAIDFERNKLPVNQMRTSTEVDCGKTDKTNIGEIEAYSGSSINCRQAGDDNSKRNADDFREKPEFVQGKLDEKNQVIKSTHETNTHLVQVEAVENRSYMASNASDNGFYRTNGNASVKADDRCSERSTTANSAPMSSAQGIDLILESHNMPEKSVEMSAPKGTDSTRNTKEFKLNPAAKIFSPSFVNPISTTASMPISANMVYVPNSSPVVHTAAVQPETGLSTFASLPSMPVKVAQYSNLTIGNGGSGSQFSPPIVGQLAHNRAQPLRYGAHYPPVLSEHAYLQPSSPAVMVGRSGQLVYVHSVSHDLVHGGTAISSISARPMLNHVQYPKQQGASVGQPIPICVPPPILTNAPQPFALQSHIPLLQPGFPVTRPVSVPGPNGYYGAKFS; via the exons ATGGGTTGCAGGAACAGGGCGGAGTCGTTCGAAGAGGATCATAGCGGAGCATCGTCACTAAGCGAGGCGTTACTGTTAACGACGATGTGCATCATAGGCCTCCCCGTCGATGTCCACGTTAAGGATGGCTCCGTCTATTCTGGAATCTTCCACACTGCCTCTGTCGATTCCGATTACG GTATCGTTTTGAAGAAGGCAAGGATGACcaagaagggaaagggaaagacCAATGTGGGAAAGGAGGATTTGGTAGATACACTGGTAGTTCTATCTCGTGATTTGGTGCAAGTTGTTGCTAAG GAAGTAATGCTTCCTACCAAGAGTTTTGGTGGAAATATAACTAGTGATGATGGCGAAACAGTTATGCACGATATGTGTTCTCGTGAGAGTCCAACATGTGAGGTAGAGAATCATATGAAGTCTTTGACGGATGTAAAGCATGTTAATCAATCAAG GACTCCAGTCCAAAATGAGAATGGATTTACCCATTGTCTTCCACCTTCAACTGCTGCCATTGATTTTGAAAGAAATAAGTTGCCTGTTAATCAGATGAGAACTTCCACAGAAGTTGATTGCGGGAAAACTGATAAAACAAATATTGGAGAG ATTGAAGCATATTCTGGTTCCTCAATCAACTGTAG ACAGGCTGGAGATGACAATTCAAAAAGGAATGCTGATGACTTCAGAGAGAAGCCTGAGTTTGTTCAAGGAAAACTT GATGAGAAGAATCAAGTCATCAAATCAACTCATGAAA CTAATACTCATCTTGTCCAAGTAGAAGCTGTTGAGAATAGAAGCTATATGGCATCAAATGCTTCTGATAATGGGTTTTATAGAACTAACGGTAATGCATCTGTTAAAGCTGATGATCGGTGTAGTGAAAGGTCTACTACAGCAAATTCTGCTCCTATGAGTTCTGCCCAAGGCATAGATCTCATTTTAGAGTCACACAATATGCCAGAAAAATCTGTTGAGATGTCTGCTCCAAAGGGTACAGATTCTACCAGAAATACTAAG GAATTTAAGCTCAACCCAGCGGCCAAAATTTTCTCTCCATCTTTTGTAAATCCTATTTCAACAACTGCTTCCATGCCTATTTCTGCAAACATGGTTTATGTACCAAATAGTTCTCCTGTGGTACATACTGCTGCTGTTCAACCTGAAACCGGTCTCAGTACTTTTGCTTCACTGCCTTCCATGCCTGTTAAGGTTGCACAGTATAGTAACTTGACAATAGGAAATGGTGGAAGTGGTTCTCAATTTTCACCTCCT ATTGTTGGACAACTTGCTCATAACAGAGCACAACCTCTACGCTATGGTGCACATTACCCTCCCGTTTTGTCTGAACATGCTTATTTGCAACCCAGCTCCCCTGCT GTTATGGTTGGACGTTCCGGGCAGTTAGTCTATGTTCATTCAGTTTCCCAT GATTTGGTTCATGGTGGAACTGCTATCTCCTCAATCTCAGCTCGTCCTATGTTGAATCATGTACAATATCCAAAGCAGCAAG GAGCCTCAGTTGGTCAGCCAATACCAATTTGTGTACCCCCGCCAATCCTAACGAATGCGCCGCAACCCTTTGCTCTTCAAAGCCACATTCCGCTTCTGCAACCTGGGTTTCCTGTAACTCGACCTGTTTCAGTACCCGGGCCAAATGGTTACTATGGAGCTAAATTTTCATGA
- the LOC112720286 gene encoding uncharacterized protein isoform X4, which yields MGCRNRAESFEEDHSGASSLSEALLLTTMCIIGLPVDVHVKDGSVYSGIFHTASVDSDYGIVLKKARMTKKGKGKTNVGKEDLVDTLVVLSRDLVQVVAKEVMLPTKSFGGNITSDDGETVMHDMCSRESPTCEVENHMKSLTDVKHVNQSRTPVQNENGFTHCLPPSTAAIDFERNKLPVNQMRTSTEVDCGKTDKTNIGEIEAYSGSSINCRQAGDDNSKRNADDFREKPEFVQGKLDEKNQVIKSTHETNTHLVQVEAVENRSYMASNASDNGFYRTNGNASVKADDRCSERSTTANSAPMSSAQGIDLILESHNMPEKSVEMSAPKGTDSTRNTKIVGQLAHNRAQPLRYGAHYPPVLSEHAYLQPSSPADLVHGGTAISSISARPMLNHVQYPKQQGASVGQPIPICVPPPILTNAPQPFALQSHIPLLQPGFPVTRPVSVPGPNGYYGAKFS from the exons ATGGGTTGCAGGAACAGGGCGGAGTCGTTCGAAGAGGATCATAGCGGAGCATCGTCACTAAGCGAGGCGTTACTGTTAACGACGATGTGCATCATAGGCCTCCCCGTCGATGTCCACGTTAAGGATGGCTCCGTCTATTCTGGAATCTTCCACACTGCCTCTGTCGATTCCGATTACG GTATCGTTTTGAAGAAGGCAAGGATGACcaagaagggaaagggaaagacCAATGTGGGAAAGGAGGATTTGGTAGATACACTGGTAGTTCTATCTCGTGATTTGGTGCAAGTTGTTGCTAAG GAAGTAATGCTTCCTACCAAGAGTTTTGGTGGAAATATAACTAGTGATGATGGCGAAACAGTTATGCACGATATGTGTTCTCGTGAGAGTCCAACATGTGAGGTAGAGAATCATATGAAGTCTTTGACGGATGTAAAGCATGTTAATCAATCAAG GACTCCAGTCCAAAATGAGAATGGATTTACCCATTGTCTTCCACCTTCAACTGCTGCCATTGATTTTGAAAGAAATAAGTTGCCTGTTAATCAGATGAGAACTTCCACAGAAGTTGATTGCGGGAAAACTGATAAAACAAATATTGGAGAG ATTGAAGCATATTCTGGTTCCTCAATCAACTGTAG ACAGGCTGGAGATGACAATTCAAAAAGGAATGCTGATGACTTCAGAGAGAAGCCTGAGTTTGTTCAAGGAAAACTT GATGAGAAGAATCAAGTCATCAAATCAACTCATGAAA CTAATACTCATCTTGTCCAAGTAGAAGCTGTTGAGAATAGAAGCTATATGGCATCAAATGCTTCTGATAATGGGTTTTATAGAACTAACGGTAATGCATCTGTTAAAGCTGATGATCGGTGTAGTGAAAGGTCTACTACAGCAAATTCTGCTCCTATGAGTTCTGCCCAAGGCATAGATCTCATTTTAGAGTCACACAATATGCCAGAAAAATCTGTTGAGATGTCTGCTCCAAAGGGTACAGATTCTACCAGAAATACTAAG ATTGTTGGACAACTTGCTCATAACAGAGCACAACCTCTACGCTATGGTGCACATTACCCTCCCGTTTTGTCTGAACATGCTTATTTGCAACCCAGCTCCCCTGCT GATTTGGTTCATGGTGGAACTGCTATCTCCTCAATCTCAGCTCGTCCTATGTTGAATCATGTACAATATCCAAAGCAGCAAG GAGCCTCAGTTGGTCAGCCAATACCAATTTGTGTACCCCCGCCAATCCTAACGAATGCGCCGCAACCCTTTGCTCTTCAAAGCCACATTCCGCTTCTGCAACCTGGGTTTCCTGTAACTCGACCTGTTTCAGTACCCGGGCCAAATGGTTACTATGGAGCTAAATTTTCATGA
- the LOC112720286 gene encoding uncharacterized protein isoform X3 translates to MGCRNRAESFEEDHSGASSLSEALLLTTMCIIGLPVDVHVKDGSVYSGIFHTASVDSDYGIVLKKARMTKKGKGKTNVGKEDLVDTLVVLSRDLVQVVAKEVMLPTKSFGGNITSDDGETVMHDMCSRESPTCEVENHMKSLTDVKHVNQSRTPVQNENGFTHCLPPSTAAIDFERNKLPVNQMRTSTEVDCGKTDKTNIGEIEAYSGSSINCRQAGDDNSKRNADDFREKPEFVQGKLDEKNQVIKSTHETNTHLVQVEAVENRSYMASNASDNGFYRTNGNASVKADDRCSERSTTANSAPMSSAQGIDLILESHNMPEKSVEMSAPKGTDSTRNTKIVGQLAHNRAQPLRYGAHYPPVLSEHAYLQPSSPAVMVGRSGQLVYVHSVSHDLVHGGTAISSISARPMLNHVQYPKQQGASVGQPIPICVPPPILTNAPQPFALQSHIPLLQPGFPVTRPVSVPGPNGYYGAKFS, encoded by the exons ATGGGTTGCAGGAACAGGGCGGAGTCGTTCGAAGAGGATCATAGCGGAGCATCGTCACTAAGCGAGGCGTTACTGTTAACGACGATGTGCATCATAGGCCTCCCCGTCGATGTCCACGTTAAGGATGGCTCCGTCTATTCTGGAATCTTCCACACTGCCTCTGTCGATTCCGATTACG GTATCGTTTTGAAGAAGGCAAGGATGACcaagaagggaaagggaaagacCAATGTGGGAAAGGAGGATTTGGTAGATACACTGGTAGTTCTATCTCGTGATTTGGTGCAAGTTGTTGCTAAG GAAGTAATGCTTCCTACCAAGAGTTTTGGTGGAAATATAACTAGTGATGATGGCGAAACAGTTATGCACGATATGTGTTCTCGTGAGAGTCCAACATGTGAGGTAGAGAATCATATGAAGTCTTTGACGGATGTAAAGCATGTTAATCAATCAAG GACTCCAGTCCAAAATGAGAATGGATTTACCCATTGTCTTCCACCTTCAACTGCTGCCATTGATTTTGAAAGAAATAAGTTGCCTGTTAATCAGATGAGAACTTCCACAGAAGTTGATTGCGGGAAAACTGATAAAACAAATATTGGAGAG ATTGAAGCATATTCTGGTTCCTCAATCAACTGTAG ACAGGCTGGAGATGACAATTCAAAAAGGAATGCTGATGACTTCAGAGAGAAGCCTGAGTTTGTTCAAGGAAAACTT GATGAGAAGAATCAAGTCATCAAATCAACTCATGAAA CTAATACTCATCTTGTCCAAGTAGAAGCTGTTGAGAATAGAAGCTATATGGCATCAAATGCTTCTGATAATGGGTTTTATAGAACTAACGGTAATGCATCTGTTAAAGCTGATGATCGGTGTAGTGAAAGGTCTACTACAGCAAATTCTGCTCCTATGAGTTCTGCCCAAGGCATAGATCTCATTTTAGAGTCACACAATATGCCAGAAAAATCTGTTGAGATGTCTGCTCCAAAGGGTACAGATTCTACCAGAAATACTAAG ATTGTTGGACAACTTGCTCATAACAGAGCACAACCTCTACGCTATGGTGCACATTACCCTCCCGTTTTGTCTGAACATGCTTATTTGCAACCCAGCTCCCCTGCT GTTATGGTTGGACGTTCCGGGCAGTTAGTCTATGTTCATTCAGTTTCCCAT GATTTGGTTCATGGTGGAACTGCTATCTCCTCAATCTCAGCTCGTCCTATGTTGAATCATGTACAATATCCAAAGCAGCAAG GAGCCTCAGTTGGTCAGCCAATACCAATTTGTGTACCCCCGCCAATCCTAACGAATGCGCCGCAACCCTTTGCTCTTCAAAGCCACATTCCGCTTCTGCAACCTGGGTTTCCTGTAACTCGACCTGTTTCAGTACCCGGGCCAAATGGTTACTATGGAGCTAAATTTTCATGA
- the LOC112720287 gene encoding uncharacterized protein encodes MSRTLVQPIGQKRLTNVAVVRLKKHGMRFEIACYPNTVLAWRSGVEKDLDEVLQSHTVYSNVSKGVLAKSKDLIAAFGTDDQTKICLEVLKKGELQVAGKERESLLSSQFRDIATIVMQKTYNPETQRPYTISMIERLMRDIHFAVDPNSSSKKQALELIQELQKHYPIKRCPLRIRVAAPEEEVPALLEKLNEWKSTIISKEGSSGQLSVIFELEPGLYKGCHDFVVNNMHGRFEVLAHSLYVDGDTQVEQYTDDYEDMPPPLTKETRESVLELNDKLQKQTISSTSRLPPEMQQQKANKCSTCNVSFEDSKQYREHHKSEWHKHNMKRKTRQLPPLTEEECLADMELGDLKSDLKDYSF; translated from the exons ATGTCGCGGACGCTGGTGCAGCCGATAGGGCAGAAGAGGCTGACCAACGTGGCCGTCGTGCGACTCAAGAAGCATGGCATGCGCTTTGAGATCGCCTGCTACCCCAATACTGTCCTCGCTTGGCGTTCCGGCGT GGAGAAGGACCTGGATGAAGTGTTGCAGTCACATACTGTTTATTCCAATGTTTCCAAAGGTGTTCTTGCCAAGTCAAAGGATTTGATTGCTGCTTTTGGGACTGATGATCAGACCAAGATATGCTTAGAG GTTTTGAAGAAAGGGGAACTTCAGGTTGCCGGGAAAGAAAGGGAATCCTTGCTGTCAAGTCAGTTCAGGGATATTGCCACCATTGTGATGCAGAAGACATACAATCCTGAGACGCAGCGCCCTTACACTATTAGCATGATTGAGCGCCTGATGAGGGACATTCATTTTGCTGTTGATCCAAATAGCAGTTCCAAGAAGCAG GCTTTGGAGTTGATTCAGGAGCTTCAAAAGCACTACCCTATAAAACGATGTCCGTTAAGAATCCGAGTTGCTGCTCCTGAGGAGGAAGTGCCTGCCCTTTTAGAAAAGTTGAATGAGTGGAAGTCTACCATTATTTCTAAAGAAGGATCTTCTGGTCAGCTATCTGTT ATCTTTGAATTGGAACCTGGTCTATATAAGGGTTGTCATGACTTCGTTGTGAACAACATGCATGGAAGATTTGAGGTTCTTGCACACTCTCTTTATGTGGATGGGGATACCCAGGTAGAACAATACACTGATGATTATGAGGATATGCCTCCACCGTTGACCAAAGAAACTCGCGAATCTGTTcttgaattgaatgataaacttCAAAAGCAGACAATTTCATCTACGAGTAGGCTGCCTCCTGAGATGCAACAACAAAAGGCAAACAAGTGCAGCACATGCAATGTTTCTTTTGAGGACTCTAAGCAGTACAGGGAACACCACAAGAGTGAGTGGCACAAGCATAATATGAAGCGCAAGACGAGGCAACTCCCACCCCTTACCGAGGAAGAGTGCTTGGCAGACATGGAACTGGGTGACTTAAAATCTGATTTGAAGGATTATTCATTTTGA
- the LOC112720288 gene encoding purple acid phosphatase 18 — protein MALLKLILTVFIVASATVTADDYVRPQPRKALHLPWDSKLSSYPQQVHISLSGDKHIRVTWITDDNSAPSVLEYGTSPGKYDSFAEGETTSYSYILYSSGKIHHVLIGPLEHNSVYFYRCGRQGPEFQLKTPPAQFPITFAVAGDLGQTGWTKSTLSHIDQCKYDVHLLPGDLAYADYIQHRWDTFGRLVQPLASAKPWMVTQGNHEVESIPLLKDGFVSYNSRWKMPFEESGSSSNLYYSFEVAGVHIIMLGSYADYDEYSEQYSWLKADLSKVDRKKTPWLLVLFHVPWYNSNTAHQGEGSDMMKAMEPLLYTASVDLVFAGHVHAYERSRRVYNGRVDPCGAVHITIGDGGNKEGLAAKYINPQPKWSEFREASFGHGELKIVNSTHAFWSWHRNDDDEPVKSDDIWITSLVSSGCVGRKRNELGNTLTTP, from the exons ATGGCACTCTTAAAACTCATTCTAACTGTTTTTATTGTTGCATCAGCAACTGTGACTGCTGATGATTATGTTCGACCTCAGCCTCGTAAAGCCTTACACCTTCCATGGGATTCAAAGCTCTCTTCATACCCTCAGCAG GTACACATTTCTTTGTCAGGAGACAAACACATTAGAGTTACTTGGATCACGGATGATAATTCTGCACCTTCGGTTTTAGAATATGGAACATCACCCGGGAAATACGACTCTTTCGCTGAAGGGGAGACCACCTCGTATAGTTATATTCTCTACAGCTCTGGAAAGATACACCATGTTCTAATTGGACCTTTAGAACATAATTCTGTGTACTTTTACCGATGCGGCAGACAAGGTCCAGAGTTCCAGCTCAAAACTCCTCCTGCTCAATTTCCGATTACATTTGCTGTGGCTGGGGATTTGGGTCAAACCGGTTGGACAAAATCGACGTTGAGCCACATTGACCAATGCAAATATGATGTTCACCTACTTCCTGGAGACCTTGCATATGCTGATTATATCCAACACCGGTGGGACACATTCGGTAGGTTGGTGCAGCCACTTGCTAGTGCCAAACCATGGATGGTAACTCAAGGGAACCATGAAGTGGAGAGCATACCATTGTTGAAGGATGGATTTGTGTCTTATAATTCCAGATGGAAGATGCCGTTTGAGGAAAGTGGATCGAGTTCAAATCTCTATTATTCATTTGAAGTTGCAGGTGTTCACATTATCATGCTTGGATCCTATGCAGATTATGATGAGTACTCTGAGCAATATAGTTGGCTAAAG GCAGATCTGTCAAAGGTGGACAGGAAAAAGACACCATGGCTACTTGTGTTATTTCATGTTCCATGGTATAATAGTAACACGGCACATCAAGGTGAAGGTAGTGATATGATGAAGGCTATGGAACCATTGCTATACACTGCTAGTGTTGATTTAGTTTTTGCTGGGCATGTGCATGCTTATGAACGCTCG AGACGGGTGTATAATGGAAGAGTGGATCCTTGTGGTGCTGTTCATATAACAATTGGTGATGGAGGAAACAAAGAAGGCTTAGCTGCAAA GTACATAAATCCACAGCCAAAGTGGTCAGAATTCCGCGAAGCCAGTTTTGGCCATGGCGAGCTCAAGATTGTGAACTCAACGCATGCTTTCTGGAGTTGGCacaggaatgatgatgatgaaccaGTAAAATCTGATGATATCTGGATAACCTCTTTGGTTAGCTCAGGATGCGTTGGTAGGAAGAGAAATGAACTCGGGAATACTCTTACGACACCATAA